CGTGTAGCGTGTCGCAAGCGCGGGGTCGCCGGCGATCTCGGTGCAGGCGTCTGCAACCCCGGGCGAATATGCCCGCGACAGATCGCGCGCCGTTGCCATCGGTTTCGTCGGGCGGATTTCCAGTTTTCCCGGTCTGGGGAATTCGTGGTAATCCAGAGCGGCCTGCCGCTCGGTGCCTTTTTTCGACTCGTCCAGAGCCATGTCGTTCTCCTCCAATCACAAGGGTCTCGCCGCGCGGCGTTCCGCCATTTCAAGCATTCGGGCCGAGCAGCCCCATTCGTCGTCGTTCCAGCCGAACCCCCGCATCCGGCGCTGCCCCGTTGACCGGGTCTGCCGCTGCAATCCGGCGTCGAAATCGTCGCTGCATGGCGGGGGTCAGGACACAAAGGGACCAGAGCGCCGCCCCGCCATGCCGGAACAGGACCGGCCGGGTCTCAACTGCGGTAGGACCGGCAGGCGTCGAGGGCCGAAACCCCCGTGAGCCCCGAAAGACCGGATGCGCCCGTCATCAGAAATCCACCTCGATGGCGATGCCTTTTTCGACCGCCAGATCGACCACCGACGCCGCGACCGCCAGGTCCTGAAGTCCCACGCCGGTGCCGTCGAACAGGGTGATCTGGTCGGCCGAGACGCGGCCCGGGTTGGTCCCGTTGATGACCGCACCGAGCTGGGCGATATCGGCCTGCGCTATCAGCCCTTCGGCAACCGCGTGCTGGGCTTCGCCGATGCTGACGGATTGAGCGACCTCGTCGGTAAAGACGGTGGCGCGCGCCAGAAGCGCGGCTTCGACCTCCTGTTTGCCCTTGGTGTCGGTGCCCATGCAGGCAACGTGGCAACCGGGGCTGACATGATCGGCCATCAGCGACGGCGAGAAGGCGGAGGTGATCGAGACGATCACGTCGGCCTCTTGCATCCCGGGCAGATCGACGGCCTCGAACGGCACGCCGGCCTCGGCGGCGACCTTTTCGATATTCGGCAGCATCTCGGGGTGGTAGTTCCAGCCGATCACCTTTTCGAACTTGCGCTGCTCCAGCGCGGCGCGCAGCTGGAACGTCGCCTGGTGGCCCGCGCCGACCATGCCGATGACTTTCGCGTCGTCGCGGGCAAGATGCCGGATCGATACCGACGAGGCCGCCGCCGTTCGCAGAGCGGTCAGGAGGTTGCCCCCGACCATCGCCTTGACCATGCCGGTGTCGGGATCGAACAGGAACACGGTGGACTGGTGATTGATCAACCCGCGCTTTTCGAGATTGTTCGGCCAGTAGCCGCCCGCCTTCAGGCCCAGGGTCAGACCGGCCCGGTCGAACCCGCCCTTGAAGCCGTAGAGAGCGTCTTCATGGCCGATCGCTTCGCGAACCACGGGGAAATTGTAGGCATCGCCGGATGCCATAGCGGCAAAGACCTGTTCGACGGCATCAAAGGCCGCTTCGCGGGTCATCAGGTCGGCGATATCGCGTTCAGGTACGATCAGCATGTCTCTCTCCAGGTGTTCGGTTCCAGGAGCCTCCGAATGGATCGCCGATAGCCCTGAAGACGGTGCGCCGCAGGTCCAGGCGGATCAGAGAGCCCTGAAACGCGTTCTATCTCATGCGCCCGTGTGCCACTGCCGGAAGGAGAGCATACACACGGGCGGCTATCCGGCTCCTCCCGAGCCGGACCTCCCTGCCTCGGATCGGCCGGGTCAGTAGGCGTGGCCGCGCGCCGAGACCGGCCAGACGCATTCCACCTTGCCGTTCCGCACACCGACATACCAATCATGCACGTTGGCGGTCGGATCGCAGTGGCCGGGGACCAGCTTGAGCTTGTCGTTGACCTTCAGCGCGCCGTTCGGATCCATCACCACGCCATGTTCGTCCGAACACTTGACGTATTCGACGTCATCGCGGCCGTAGATGAGCGGCAGGCCGCTATCGACCGACTGGGCCTTGAGACCCGCGTCGACGATCGCCTTGTCCGATTTGGCATGGCTCATCACGGTGGTCAGGATGAACAGGGCGTTCTCCCATTCGCCTTCGTCGATGCGTTTGCCGTCCTTGTCCAGGATGCGGCCATAATCCGCGTCCATGAACGCGTAGGAACCGCACTGAAGCTCGTTATAGACGCCCGAGTTGCTCTCGAAGTAATACGAACCGGTGCCGCCACCGCCGACGATGTCGCAGTCCAGGCCGTTGCTTTTCAGGCCCTGAACCGCATCGGCAACCTGCGCGATCGCGATATCCAGCTTCTCCTTGCGGTCCGCATAGAGATCCATGTGCTGCATCGCACCCTGATAGGCCTGGATACCGGCGAATTTCAGGTTCGGGGCGGCGTCGATCAGCCTGGCGATGTTCACCACATCCTGCGTGGTGCTGACACCGCAGCGCCCGGC
This is a stretch of genomic DNA from Pukyongiella litopenaei. It encodes these proteins:
- the bhcD gene encoding iminosuccinate reductase BhcD, which produces MLIVPERDIADLMTREAAFDAVEQVFAAMASGDAYNFPVVREAIGHEDALYGFKGGFDRAGLTLGLKAGGYWPNNLEKRGLINHQSTVFLFDPDTGMVKAMVGGNLLTALRTAAASSVSIRHLARDDAKVIGMVGAGHQATFQLRAALEQRKFEKVIGWNYHPEMLPNIEKVAAEAGVPFEAVDLPGMQEADVIVSITSAFSPSLMADHVSPGCHVACMGTDTKGKQEVEAALLARATVFTDEVAQSVSIGEAQHAVAEGLIAQADIAQLGAVINGTNPGRVSADQITLFDGTGVGLQDLAVAASVVDLAVEKGIAIEVDF
- the bhcC gene encoding 3-hydroxy-D-aspartate aldolase BhcC — translated: MKDMTNLDDFEVGFDIPAKPGMDEADIQTPCLVLDLDALERNIKKMGDYARDHGMRHRAHGKMHKSVDVLKLQQELGAACGVCCQKVSEAEVFARGGIKDVMVSNQVTDPAKIKRLAEMPRLGARILVCVDDPENVKQLSDAAVAAGTELEALVEIDCGAGRCGVSTTQDVVNIARLIDAAPNLKFAGIQAYQGAMQHMDLYADRKEKLDIAIAQVADAVQGLKSNGLDCDIVGGGGTGSYYFESNSGVYNELQCGSYAFMDADYGRILDKDGKRIDEGEWENALFILTTVMSHAKSDKAIVDAGLKAQSVDSGLPLIYGRDDVEYVKCSDEHGVVMDPNGALKVNDKLKLVPGHCDPTANVHDWYVGVRNGKVECVWPVSARGHAY